Proteins encoded by one window of Streptomyces sp. NBC_01571:
- a CDS encoding FAD-binding and (Fe-S)-binding domain-containing protein, which yields MSRPHSVPTPAIPGERPPDLAALLRSCVDDPRRVTTDLPRRVAAAHDASPYLFAPQAVVRAASAAEVGALMAGARAAGVPLTLRSGGTSLAGQAGGDGVLVDVRSHWRKAEVLDDGHRVRLQPGLTVRQANARLARFGRRLGPDPASESACTIGGLVANNSSGMNCGTQDNAYHTMESLQFVLPSGTVIDSGAPDADERLRAKEPELHAGLLRLRDRVRTSPQARATVERLFAMKNTMGYGLNSFLDHTTPADLLAHLMIGSEGTLGFVGEAVFRTVPVLPHAATGLLILPGLAEATDALPALLAAGARTAELLDASSLRVAQLDPGSGAALRGLRVEHHAALLVEFAEDTAERLEEVASAARPVLERLPAVTGTALTRDPKERARLWHLRKGLYTAVAGARRPGTTALLEDIAVPLDRLTRTCEGLIGLFDRHGYEDAVIFGHARDGNVHFMLTQDFDSRAETDRYARFTDDMVDLVLAAEGTLKAEHGTGRAMAPFVRRQYGDELYDVMRELKRLCDPAGVLNPGVLLDDDPGAHLRRLKSVPAVDPAVDACVECGYCEPVCPTADVTTTPRQRIALQREIALAAAAGDDDRRRELEDDYAYAAVDSCAADSLCVTACPVTIDTGAVMKRLRGERHSPLAQHAGRAAARHWATAVKGVRIGLGAAHAAPAPLTGAATKVMRRLGATDLVPAWSPDIPRGGGPRPAARQVPAAQAVFFAACIGSVFASEDGGDSGHDGSGRGGSGGRANGSAGAFLRLCERAGVAVDVPELAGLCCGTPWQSKGYTEGHRAMAARTLDALWTASDHGRLPVVCDASSCTHGLGELAAALPEAERERYAGLRFVDSVTFTAETLLPLLPQAPRLDSLALHPTCSTVHLDITGDLRTVAEAVAGTVTVPDSWGCCAFAGDRGLLHPEVTAGATAAQAAEVNEREHDAYASCNRTCEMGMTRATGRPYRHILQLLDDALDRSERTAG from the coding sequence ATGAGCCGCCCCCACTCCGTCCCGACCCCGGCGATCCCCGGTGAACGCCCCCCGGACCTGGCCGCGTTGCTGCGGTCCTGCGTCGACGACCCCCGGCGGGTGACGACCGACCTTCCCCGCAGGGTCGCCGCGGCGCACGACGCGTCGCCGTATCTCTTCGCTCCGCAGGCCGTGGTCCGTGCCGCGTCCGCGGCCGAGGTGGGTGCGCTGATGGCCGGCGCGAGAGCGGCAGGGGTGCCGCTGACCCTGCGCTCCGGTGGGACGAGTCTGGCGGGCCAGGCCGGCGGCGACGGAGTCCTGGTGGACGTGCGCAGCCACTGGCGCAAGGCCGAGGTGCTAGACGACGGTCACCGCGTCCGCCTCCAGCCAGGCCTGACGGTACGTCAGGCCAATGCCCGGCTGGCCCGGTTCGGCAGGCGGCTCGGTCCCGACCCGGCCAGCGAGTCGGCGTGCACGATCGGCGGCCTGGTGGCCAACAACTCCAGCGGCATGAACTGCGGCACTCAGGACAACGCATACCACACCATGGAGTCCCTGCAGTTCGTGCTGCCCTCGGGCACGGTGATCGACTCCGGGGCACCCGACGCAGACGAGCGACTGCGTGCCAAGGAGCCCGAACTCCACGCCGGACTGCTCCGGTTGCGCGACCGGGTACGGACCTCACCGCAGGCCCGCGCCACCGTCGAGCGCCTCTTCGCGATGAAGAACACCATGGGCTACGGGCTCAACTCCTTTCTGGACCACACCACTCCGGCCGATCTGCTGGCGCACCTGATGATCGGCAGCGAGGGCACGCTGGGCTTCGTCGGAGAGGCCGTGTTCCGTACGGTCCCGGTCCTCCCCCATGCCGCCACCGGCCTGCTGATCCTCCCGGGACTCGCCGAGGCCACCGACGCGCTGCCCGCGCTGCTCGCGGCGGGCGCCCGTACGGCGGAACTGCTCGACGCCTCCTCGCTGCGTGTGGCCCAGCTCGACCCGGGCTCCGGCGCGGCCCTGCGCGGCCTGCGGGTCGAACACCACGCGGCGCTGCTGGTCGAGTTCGCCGAGGACACCGCGGAGCGGCTGGAGGAGGTGGCCTCCGCGGCCCGGCCGGTGCTGGAGCGCCTGCCCGCGGTGACCGGCACCGCCCTGACCCGCGACCCGAAGGAGCGGGCGCGGCTGTGGCATCTGCGCAAGGGCCTCTACACCGCGGTCGCCGGCGCCCGCCGGCCCGGCACCACCGCGCTCCTGGAGGACATCGCGGTCCCCCTGGACCGGCTGACCCGCACCTGCGAGGGCCTCATCGGCCTGTTCGACCGGCACGGTTACGAGGACGCGGTGATCTTCGGGCACGCCCGGGACGGCAACGTGCACTTCATGCTGACCCAGGACTTCGACTCACGGGCGGAGACCGACCGTTACGCGCGGTTCACCGACGACATGGTCGATCTGGTGCTGGCCGCCGAGGGCACATTGAAGGCGGAGCACGGCACCGGGCGTGCCATGGCGCCGTTCGTCCGTCGCCAGTACGGCGACGAACTGTACGACGTCATGCGGGAACTGAAGCGGTTGTGCGATCCGGCGGGCGTGCTGAACCCCGGTGTGCTGCTGGACGACGACCCGGGCGCACACCTGCGCCGGCTCAAGAGTGTGCCCGCGGTCGACCCCGCGGTGGACGCCTGCGTCGAGTGCGGCTACTGCGAGCCGGTCTGTCCGACCGCGGACGTCACCACCACGCCCCGTCAGCGCATCGCCCTCCAGCGGGAGATCGCGCTGGCCGCGGCGGCAGGTGACGACGACCGGCGCCGGGAGCTGGAGGACGACTACGCCTACGCCGCCGTGGACAGCTGCGCCGCCGACAGCCTCTGCGTGACCGCCTGCCCGGTGACCATCGACACCGGAGCGGTGATGAAGCGGCTGCGCGGCGAACGCCACAGCCCCCTCGCGCAGCACGCCGGACGCGCCGCGGCCCGCCACTGGGCGACTGCGGTCAAGGGCGTCCGGATCGGCCTCGGCGCCGCCCACGCGGCGCCCGCGCCGCTGACCGGCGCGGCCACCAAGGTGATGCGGCGACTCGGCGCCACCGACCTCGTACCGGCCTGGAGCCCTGACATCCCCCGTGGCGGCGGCCCCCGTCCGGCGGCCAGGCAGGTCCCTGCCGCGCAGGCGGTCTTCTTCGCGGCGTGCATCGGCAGCGTCTTCGCCTCCGAGGACGGAGGCGACTCCGGCCATGACGGCTCAGGCCGTGGCGGCTCCGGCGGACGGGCGAACGGGTCCGCGGGCGCGTTCCTGCGCCTGTGCGAGCGAGCCGGCGTCGCCGTCGACGTCCCCGAACTCGCGGGGCTGTGCTGCGGCACGCCCTGGCAGTCCAAGGGTTACACCGAGGGCCACCGGGCGATGGCCGCCCGCACGCTGGACGCCCTGTGGACGGCCAGCGACCACGGACGGCTCCCCGTCGTCTGCGACGCCTCCTCCTGCACCCACGGCCTGGGCGAGCTCGCCGCGGCACTGCCCGAGGCCGAGCGGGAGCGGTACGCCGGGCTGCGCTTCGTGGACAGCGTGACCTTCACCGCCGAGACGCTGTTGCCGCTGCTGCCCCAGGCGCCACGGCTCGACTCCCTCGCGCTGCACCCGACCTGTTCGACCGTGCACCTGGACATCACCGGTGATCTGCGCACCGTGGCGGAAGCGGTGGCCGGCACCGTGACGGTCCCCGACTCCTGGGGCTGCTGCGCCTTCGCCGGCGACCGCGGGCTGCTCCACCCCGAGGTGACCGCCGGCGCGACGGCCGCCCAGGCCGCCGAGGTCAACGAGCGCGAGCACGACGCGTACGCCTCCTGCAACCGCACCTGCGAGATGGGCATGACCCGCGCCACCGGCCGCCCGTACCGGCACATCCTGCAACTCCTGGACGACGCCCTCGACCGGTCCGAGCGGACCGCCGGCTGA
- a CDS encoding DUF1707 domain-containing protein — protein sequence MKDSEEHPPSAPIRASDAERDRVEARLQHHYAVGRLTLPELEERVGVAYEARTRGQLDALLRDLPDEAEERGRPADVIDSRLLIILLCCSPPAALVYWIVAQRAARRRGAPRRALENGDER from the coding sequence ATGAAGGACAGCGAGGAGCACCCGCCCAGCGCACCGATACGTGCCTCGGACGCCGAGCGCGACCGGGTCGAGGCGCGGCTGCAACACCACTACGCGGTCGGCCGACTGACACTGCCCGAACTCGAAGAACGCGTGGGCGTGGCCTACGAAGCGCGCACCCGCGGGCAACTCGACGCCCTCTTGAGGGACCTGCCGGACGAGGCCGAAGAGCGTGGGCGGCCCGCTGACGTCATCGACTCCCGCCTGCTCATCATCCTGCTGTGCTGCTCACCGCCTGCGGCGCTCGTCTACTGGATCGTCGCCCAACGCGCGGCACGCCGCAGGGGCGCACCGCGGCGGGCCCTGGAAAACGGCGACGAGAGGTGA
- a CDS encoding winged helix-turn-helix domain-containing protein: MSAQRPDASPRRWHGVHKALADPLRIRLLEALWEMPRSARELADRADLPADRLYYHLGRLEQAGLIEIAEYRPLARGKVERVYAPAVTEPPSDAASPEEMAEFLGSMLDATRADVNAAYRSRQAGGRREVDVHRGVLRLTDEALAELRGHIARLAGQFGDRDTPGVWTRVVIALVDLQDRPSPDATAPPERSS; this comes from the coding sequence ATGAGCGCACAGCGACCCGACGCGTCGCCTCGGCGGTGGCACGGTGTGCACAAGGCGCTCGCGGATCCCCTGCGCATCCGGCTCCTGGAGGCGCTCTGGGAGATGCCGCGGTCCGCACGCGAGCTTGCCGACCGCGCCGATCTTCCGGCTGACCGGCTCTACTACCACCTGGGACGGCTCGAACAGGCCGGGCTGATCGAGATCGCCGAGTACCGGCCGCTGGCCCGCGGAAAGGTCGAGCGGGTCTACGCCCCCGCGGTCACAGAACCCCCCAGTGATGCCGCGAGCCCGGAAGAGATGGCCGAGTTCCTCGGCTCGATGCTGGACGCCACCCGGGCCGACGTCAACGCCGCCTACCGGTCGCGGCAGGCCGGTGGCCGCCGAGAGGTCGACGTCCACCGCGGTGTGCTGCGGCTGACCGACGAAGCGCTCGCCGAACTGCGCGGACACATCGCGCGCCTCGCCGGCCAGTTCGGGGACCGCGACACCCCCGGGGTCTGGACACGGGTCGTCATCGCGCTCGTCGACCTGCAGGACCGTCCGTCCCCCGACGCCACAGCCCCGCCCGAGAGGTCGTCATGA
- a CDS encoding IS630 family transposase yields MAEPVRVRRLTDQEGQKLQQIVRRGSTSSVRYRRAMMLLASAGGNRVPVIAQLVQADEDTVRDVIHRFNEIGLACLDPRWAGGRPRLLSPDDEDFVVETATTRPTKLGQPFTRWSIRKLAAYLRKVHGRVIRIGREALRCLLARRGITFQRTKTWKESPDPERDAKLDRIEHLLEHFPSRVFAFDEFGPLGIRPTAGSGWAPAGHPERHPATYHRTHGVRYFHGCYSVGDDTLWGVNRRKKGAANTLAALTSIRAARPDGAPIYVILDNLSAHKGEAIRRWAKKNRVELCFTPTYASWANPIEAHFGPLRQFTVANSHHRNHTVQTRALHAYLRWRNKNARHPDVLAAQRKERARIRSEKGIRWGGRPLTSAA; encoded by the coding sequence GTGGCCGAGCCTGTCCGTGTGCGCAGGTTGACCGATCAGGAGGGGCAGAAGCTGCAGCAGATCGTGCGCCGGGGCAGCACGAGTTCGGTGCGCTACCGGCGCGCGATGATGCTGCTGGCCTCGGCGGGCGGGAACCGGGTGCCGGTGATCGCCCAGCTGGTGCAGGCCGACGAGGACACCGTCCGGGACGTGATCCACCGGTTCAACGAGATCGGCCTGGCCTGCTTGGACCCTCGCTGGGCGGGAGGCCGTCCCCGCCTGCTCAGTCCTGACGACGAGGACTTCGTCGTCGAGACGGCCACCACCCGCCCGACCAAGCTCGGCCAGCCCTTCACCCGCTGGTCCATCCGCAAACTCGCCGCCTACCTGCGGAAAGTCCACGGCCGCGTCATCCGCATCGGCCGCGAGGCGTTACGGTGCCTGCTCGCCCGCCGCGGCATCACCTTCCAGCGGACCAAGACGTGGAAGGAGTCACCGGACCCCGAGCGCGACGCCAAGCTCGACCGCATCGAGCACCTCCTGGAGCACTTCCCGAGCCGGGTCTTCGCGTTCGACGAGTTCGGCCCCCTCGGCATCCGCCCGACCGCCGGCTCGGGTTGGGCTCCTGCGGGCCACCCCGAGCGACACCCCGCGACCTACCACCGCACCCACGGTGTCCGCTACTTCCACGGCTGCTACTCCGTCGGCGACGACACCCTCTGGGGCGTCAACCGCCGCAAGAAGGGTGCCGCGAACACCCTGGCCGCACTCACGTCGATTCGCGCGGCCCGCCCGGACGGCGCCCCGATCTACGTCATCCTGGACAACCTGTCCGCCCACAAGGGCGAGGCGATCCGGCGCTGGGCGAAGAAGAACCGCGTCGAGCTGTGCTTCACCCCGACCTACGCGTCCTGGGCCAACCCCATCGAGGCCCACTTCGGGCCGCTGCGGCAGTTCACCGTCGCCAACTCCCACCACCGCAACCACACCGTGCAGACCCGGGCCCTGCACGCCTACCTGCGCTGGCGCAACAAGAACGCCCGCCACCCCGACGTGCTCGCCGCCCAGCGGAAAGAACGGGCCCGCATCCGCAGTGAGAAGGGGATCAGATGGGGCGGACGACCTCTGACCAGCGCCGCGTGA
- a CDS encoding serine hydrolase has translation MSALEDILVAGRARRVYSGAAWSVGTAARALDRGWTGTRAWDGPPLEGDERWDLASVTKPIVGLAVMALVERGALDLTDVVGTYLPDYRGGDKADLTVAQLLTHTSGLPGQVPLYRKHPTRSALLEALRLLPPRTAPGTRVEYSSQGFILLGLIAESAAGAPLDELVDRFVCAPLGMKETGFTPDLALRARAVATEDCPWRGRVVAGEVHDENAVVLGGIAGHAGLFAPLADMERLGRSLAGGAPEILRPETFALMTAAHTGDHALRRGLAWQGQDAVGSPVGPSFGPDSFGHTGFTGTSIWVDPAAGRYAVLLTNRVHPSRDGDGIVAVRRAFHTAVDALT, from the coding sequence GTGAGCGCACTCGAAGACATCCTCGTCGCAGGGCGAGCCCGGCGGGTGTACTCCGGCGCGGCCTGGTCCGTGGGTACCGCGGCGCGGGCACTGGACCGGGGCTGGACCGGCACCCGCGCCTGGGACGGCCCACCGCTCGAAGGCGACGAACGGTGGGACCTGGCGTCGGTGACGAAACCGATCGTCGGACTGGCCGTGATGGCCCTCGTCGAGCGCGGCGCGCTGGATCTCACCGACGTCGTGGGCACGTATCTGCCGGACTACCGGGGCGGTGACAAGGCAGACCTGACGGTCGCGCAGCTGCTCACCCACACCTCGGGACTGCCGGGTCAGGTGCCTCTCTACCGCAAACACCCCACCCGGAGCGCGCTGTTGGAAGCGCTGCGGTTGCTGCCGCCGCGGACGGCGCCCGGTACCCGGGTCGAATACTCCTCGCAGGGCTTCATCCTGCTCGGGCTGATCGCCGAGAGCGCGGCCGGCGCGCCGCTGGACGAACTGGTCGACCGGTTCGTGTGCGCACCACTCGGGATGAAGGAGACCGGCTTCACCCCGGACCTCGCACTCCGGGCGCGGGCCGTGGCCACCGAGGACTGCCCGTGGCGAGGGCGCGTGGTGGCGGGCGAGGTGCACGACGAGAACGCCGTGGTCCTGGGCGGAATCGCCGGGCACGCCGGGCTGTTCGCGCCACTCGCCGACATGGAACGACTCGGCCGCTCCCTGGCGGGCGGGGCGCCCGAGATCCTGCGTCCGGAGACCTTCGCGCTGATGACGGCCGCCCACACGGGCGACCACGCACTGCGGCGCGGACTCGCCTGGCAGGGGCAGGATGCGGTCGGATCACCCGTCGGGCCGTCCTTCGGCCCCGACTCGTTCGGCCACACCGGCTTCACCGGCACGAGCATCTGGGTCGACCCGGCGGCCGGCCGCTACGCCGTGCTGCTGACGAACCGGGTGCACCCCTCAAGGGACGGCGACGGCATCGTGGCCGTCCGACGCGCCTTCCACACGGCGGTGGACGCTCTGACATAG